One Eretmochelys imbricata isolate rEreImb1 chromosome 9, rEreImb1.hap1, whole genome shotgun sequence genomic window, CTCAGTGGAAAAGGATTGCAGTTGAAACGTATTCCTCCCCTGTCTCCCCCTCCTCCACGCTGACTAAATTCTATACATAGAAAAGCTTTTGGCTTGTATCATTCTGCtgttaaacttatttttatttataaaacagtTGTTACTTTATATGCCACTCTTGGTGAAGAGGCAGTAACCTATGGTCTGAATGAATCTGGAGCATCATATCTAATCACTAGTGTAGAACTTCTAGAGAGTAAACTTAAGGTAAGTTGGGAACAACTATTTTGTCAACTGTATTTCACCCGTAATCTTACAATATACGGTACTGTAAGTACTAAATTTCCTCTTTGTTCAACAGACTGCATTGTCAGAGATCCCCAGTCTCAAACATATCATTTATGTGGATAAGAAGACTATCAATAAATCTGAATACCCTGAAGGACTAGAAATTCATAGTATGCAGACAGTAGAAGAACTAGGAGCCAAACCAGAAAATTGTAAGTGAACCAAATCAGGATTACCCAAGCAGTCCAGTAAGTGATTGAACCTGATTTGGAGGGATATGTATGGGAGGAGAAATGTCCATTTAACCTAAAAAGGAACTGGCGTTTACTGTAGAAAAATTACCAGTCCAActcaattttttaaataagtagGAAACtagaagcaaaatatttttgagtCTTTTATCTTAATGTTCCGTTGTCCCAAGTGGATTTTGTTTCAGCTTAAACTAAGTTTAATTTTAGAATGTGACTGGCATGGTTTGGCTGAGCTCACTTTCTAAAATAAGGGAAGGTCATACAGAATTAAGGTCGGGCTTGGttatttgtttttggtttgttttaatgaACGTTTTAAAAActccatcacttttttttttcttctttcctgatGTCAGGGATGAACATTTGTTTTTAGAAAAGTCTTTCTGACCAATTTTGTAGCTAGAAAACCCCCCAAAGCCAGGGGGATAAGCACTGGACTCCCTCCTCCAGTCACTGTGAACTACAATTGGCTGGCTGGAGAAAGAAACCAGCTTCATTAAGGAGGAAGCGAGCAATCATGAGGATTTGCTTCCTGACACCCAGGTCTACAGTCCCTGCCAGGCAGCTCCTTTGTGttactggaaaagagaagatgtgAGCAGTTAAAGGAGTTGGTTGGCAGGAACCGGAGGCTTATGCAAGAAAGTACGCATTCAGTAGAGCTGCTTACTTTGTGGTAGGTTGCTGATTTCTTGAATTTGTTGCCAGCACCAAAGGGCTAGAGGTAGGTTTGGGTCTTTTTGTGAACTCCCCTAAATGTCCTCCCACTCCTACCTTTGCTCCCCTTTTCTGCTGCAAAGTCATCAGCCTGAGGGTTACGGGTTTTCACAGTAACCAGGACAAAAGAGAATAAATGTCAAGGCAACAAACTGGGTTAAAACAAGTTTAGTTTATTTTCATAAATTTATTAGCTCAATATATACTGGCTTCTGGGTCTGTAAAACTCACCTTCCACCAAGTATGAGATTTTTCAAGGCATCCTgactttgatttaaaaacaaactatatGTTTTAGCATCTACAGCCCTGGCTTTAGAGCTGTTACTAATAGAAAACTTGATATGAGTTTGTCCCTCATCACTCCAAAGTATGAGCCTCTTCTGCACTTCTCCCAGGCATTATTTTAAAGGGTTTGACTAGAACTTCATTAGGTTTGTCCAGTGAAACTTTGCAATGACATTACACTTCCAGCCAAATCTATCTCCAACTTACCCTATTGCCTTGATTGAATCTGCTGGTGCTTGTTGTCCCTAATGGGAtctgccactttttttttttttttttttctggactgTTTACCGTAGAGCATCACtaactttgtttgttttgtcagtgTCTTATGAAGACCAGTTAACTTAGTTTAGTCTTTCTGGAGCTTCGATTTCATCTCTTAGTTTGTCCAAGAAGTAATCATGTCCTGCTAAAGTCCATGTGAAtgacttttttctctctctctctctctcttcccccacccctcttgtACCTTTTGTAGTAGACATCCCTCCAAGCAAACCTGTTCCCACAGACCTGGCTTTAATAATGTATACTAGTGGGTCTACTGGGAGACCTAAAGGAGTGATAATGATTCATAAGAACTTGATAGCTGGAATGACAGGCCAGTGTGAGAGAATACCTGAATTAGGGTAAGAAATGCTCAGTTGCCCCGTGTATGTATAAAATACCATTTTGTTTTATTCAACTGGAATAAATTTTCCTGGATTCCAGAAAGCCTCTCACTTGTATAATTCTGAGATTCCTGGTGACTGTTTCGTTTAAAAATACGAACTTCAGCAAATCCTGTTTTTTATCCACCAATCTTACATACATCATATGTGAACTGATATTTCTGTAATCGCTTTGAATTTATCATGCTCTTGGACACAACCGTAagtgtctctctccagctcttTAGTCCTGTTATGATTTTTCTACAActaaatgagatttaaaaagatAGACAGTATGGCTTCTTTAGTTACGTCTCCTCCTGAGATGTACTTTCAAGATATCCATCATAACTGATCATTATGGGGAGAGTCTGACCATATATTTTCGCACAGGGTATCTGTCTGTAGATTATTATTGGTTCCCTGTCCTTATCAGCCTGAGTCCTGAGAAAGTGGAAggcagaggctggtggtttcCAAGCAGAAATTTTTAAGCAGCTAAGATAACTTCAAGGAAAGGCCTGCCTATTCCAGAGGTCTGATGAGACCAGGCCCATATAGATCCTTCTACATGTGCTGTACGTAAtctgcttaaataccttgcttaCTTCAAGCTGGTTTAAAAGACCACTTTCATTTGGCAGCTAATTTGGTATTtcgttttttaattatttttattaagctTATATAATATTGAGATAAAATAGGCAATAAAATGAACCGAGAAATATATTAAGTTTTGGCTATTCAGTAACAAAGTAATGGCAAACTTTCATGAGGGTTCTTCAGTGTGTTGAAGGATAACTTGGTATCCCTGCACCCCTTTCTCAGCAAGTTCATGAGGGGCATGACACCTTTGAAATGACCCATATACAAGAAACCCCCTTCATTGTGGGATATTTATGTGGTTCTGCGCTGAAAGATCTCTTTTGGACCATTTGATAACTCTCAACTCAAGGTCACAGAACGAATGAGCTTCAGGCTCTAGTGGATCCTGATCCACCTtctactaaaatattttaaaatgaggagCTGCCatgaattttttttgggggggggggtaggagaggagggatttgaaggtggaagggctTTGATTATCCAGCTTCAAATAGAAGCTAGTTTCAGCCTTAACTCCGTAACTGGGATTAGAGACCTCCCACTTGGAAAAGAAAAGGCAGTTGGAGCACTAAGGACCTCCTGTGTTCCACTGCAAGAAGAATCCCTCTGCTAGaatcagtgggtgaaatcctgaccttgTTGAAGTTAGTGACAAAATTCCCATCAACTGCAATGGGACTTTCAAATGTTGAGCTTAGAGAATTCCCAGTGTGGTTGCATACAGGCAGTGGCGAGCTGGAGCCACTTCGCACCAGTTCAtgtgaaccggttgttaaattttgaagctggtttagaaccggttgttaaagaaTACAAGGAACCACAGTGTGCTGTGAGGCAACTAGAaagcttttgaatgttataacaagaaaacacttaagcacatggttaactttaGGCAATTTTTACTCACACGgtgggtcttcggtggcacttcggcggtgggtccttcagtgccgctgaagacccggagcgagtgaaggaaccggttcttcagcttttggcagctcatcactgcatacaGGAGAATAGACTCCAGTACTGATCTGTTTATGATGTAGATTTTTGGAAAACTAGTAATTCTGTCTTTCTGTTCTTGATAATACAATACTCTATTGCACTAGATGAAGTATTTTCAGCCCACTCTTGGATCCCTACGTTAATTATATAATCCTTGCTTTGCTAGACCCAAGGACACTTACGTTGGCTACTTACCTCTGGCTCATGTATTAGAACTGACAGCAGAAATATCCTGCGTTACCTATGGCTGCAGGATTGGATACTCCTCTCCACTCACTCTATCGGACCAGGTGAGGGGAAACTTTCAGCACAGTGTTTAAGCAAAATCTTGGTGGttgtacttttttttatttttcttgatcAGTTACTTATCTTATTGCAAAAATATGATATACAATGCAGTTAATGTCAAAAGCGGTAGTACCTTCTGAAAACGTAACCACAAACAAAAAGCTAAGCTCCTGGTGAAACTGTACAATAGATCTCAAAACATGCATTTCTATCTACATTTTGAGTTTTCATCATCTTTAGGTAAAGTCAGAATTAcccataaattaaaagaaaaaccaaatgacTGCACATaagtggtggttgttttttttgttttttttgttttagtttctgCCTCAGTAGATACAGTATTATCCATTGTCACAACAGGATATCAACAGGTATCAAAAGACTAACTGCACTTGATTTTTGCTATAGCTGACTATGAGTGTTAAATGTTCTCCTTTTAgttctatgatttaaaaaaaagatttaaccATTGGGTAATATACACAaaagaaaattagtttttgtaaaagCTCTGCTGAGCCTGCCCTACCTGGCCAATAATTGCTTTGTAAATCACTAGTTTGCCACTTTAGTCAGCTTTTGGTTCTCTTGCTTGCCTAATAGTTGTCAATGAGGTGAAACCCATAACAGAAAATCCTCCATTAGCTGACTGAAGGGGCAGAGGCACTTGTTGGAAATGCGTAAATGATCAATAAAAGGCTGCAATGTGTATCTGCAGCCTCCAAATGTAAATAACTGAAAACATCATAAACATACTGAAGAATGTAATAAAGTAGAAGAGAAAATGAACACAAGTTTGTTATGCAAACTAGCCAGCAGATGCACAGCTTGGAAGCACTGAGGCACAAGGAAACAAATCACATGTCGGATGGATTTGTGGGGATCATCATAACTTGGTTCCTATTGAAAATCACCCCTTGAAGTCAGACCATACAACAGAAAATGCTAGAAGGATAACTAAAGAAAGCAAAAACGATGCACACAATGTAGTTTGGTCTAGCAGGCTTTGATTTCAGCCGATATTTGGCATGAGATGAGGCTGACAATACACCTTTCTGCTCCACCCCACTGAGAAAATAGTcatctggggagggagggggagaacttAGAAACTGCACACTAGGTTATCTCCTGTTTCTTTCTTATTCTCCCCTAACCAGTCACCAGTTTCTCAGTTTAACGTTTTCACATTTGTCTTTATTTCAGTCAAGTAAAATTAAGAAGGGAAGCAAAGGAGACTGTACTGTACTGAAGCCCACACTGATGGCGGCTGTGCCTGTAAGTATGAGAAGGTAGAGGAcatgattaaggctacattttagtcacgggtatttgtagtaaaagtcatggacaggtcgctggcagtaaacaaaaattcacagcccataacctgtccatgacttgtactatatacccttaactaaaacttgggccgggggggctgcgggtgctcCGAGGCGGGAGGGTGGGCGGCAGAGCATGGCCTGGGACCCCACTGGTGCTGGACGGGAGTTGGAGAGGCTGgaggggaaccgcagccaatgggggctgcgggggtGGTGACTGCAAGCACAGGCAGTGTGTAGACCCCTTGGCCCCTCCACCTAAAATgaagagctgcagggacatgccagccccTTCCGGGGGAATCCCTCTTTTTCCCCCCTGAGGTAAACGCCACCCCGCAAcacaaccccctgacccagccctgagcccccctcccacacctaaactgctgctgctgttcaggcagcccctgagccagctgcaccagcccctgcaaaAGTCACGGAGGttatggaaagtcacagaatccatgacctccatgacagacacgcAACCTTAGGCATGATTAGCAAGGACATTCTTATTTTTCCATATATTCACTCCAGCAACATCCCTAGATGGCTAACAACATTGATGTGAAGTGTTTAAAAAAGTCTAAGGTTTAAGATGCAGCTTGTAGAAGTGCGTCAGTGTGTTAACTAGTGGAATAATTCTAAATGGTCTCCGAGGTAATTTGGTTACTTACCTAGGACTGACTATAGAAATTCAAGGCCAGATTGCCAAACTATAAAATGTTTTACTATGTGAGGCTTTTTCTTCCTCCTAGGCAATCAACTTCATAACTTGAAAGGGGTTTATGAGGCAGGATGGatgaggaaaggaaaaaatgtgactttGTCCTCCAGTTCTGTTACCCATTTCCACACATTATTCTACCACCTTGAATAGTCCCTAGCTGGAATAGAATATAAATTCATTAAATAGATGACATATTAAGGGAAAATGTTAAGTATTACACAACAATTTGGCAGAGACTGCATAGCTAAAGTGAAATCATCCATTTAAACTGAATAGtacttttcttgttttgttttttagttggATTTGATGCATGTTTTCAATCAGAAGTAGTAATTCTTTGTCCTCTTTTCAATCTTTGCTGTAGGAAATAATGGACCGAATTTATAAGAATGTCATGAGTAAAGTCCAAGAGATGAACTATATTCAGAGAACTCTGTTCAAGATAGGCTATGACTATAAACTGGAACAGATCAAAAGGGGGTATGATGCACCTCTGTGTAATATGTAAGTACAGTTAAAGGTTCAAATATCTTTCAATGTATATAATTTATCAGAAATTAAGAGGTGATTTGAGCACAGTCTATAAGCAATTCTCCTTGTGTAAGTAATCCAGTACTAGAGGACTCCAGGCTAacagaaaggcataacaagatccactGACTAAGTCTAATTCAGAGAagttcaaactgaaaataagatGAAAGTCTAACAGTAAGGCCATTAATCATTGAAACACATTACCAAGGGATGTAAATTTTCCAtttcttggatttttttaaaaaccagaccggatgtctttctaaaaaatgCTTTATTTCAGCCACAAGATAATGGGCTAGACGCAGGAGTTACTATGTAAAATTCTATGGCTTGGGTAACACTTGACAGACTACATACatcatcatgatggtccctttgggcctttaaaatctgtgaatcttattACTTGTTAGATGTGTCAGCTGAACAGATAAAGAGGGGTATGAGAGTCTCTAGCCTTTCCTGCAAAGGAGTAGAACAAGTAATATTTATACATGGTTTCTTTTACCTCAAGACTGCTGTTTAAAAAGGTAAAAGCATTGCTAGGAGGAAATGTGCGTATGATGCTTTCTGGAGGAGCACCTCTTTCACCTCAGACACAAAGGTTCATGAACATCTGTTTCTGCTGTCCTGTTGGCCAGGGTTATGGATTAACAGAAACCTGTGGAGCTGGAACAATTACTGAAGGTATGTTAACATACTCATGGGAATCTGCATGTTTAATGTAGATGtgtgaattttttaattttcaagtaCAGTTGAAAACATTTGTAGCTCTTAACTTCTAGGGAATAACTTGAGTTAATAGTTACCTTCCTATTCCAGCTCTGTGTTTACATTTCAGTAttgtcagattaaaaaaaacttttggcCACCATCTTACTGTTTCTTTCTAACTTCCCATAGTTTCTGACTATAGCACTGGCAGAGTTGGGGCTCCTCTTATTTGCTGTGAGATTAAATTGAGAGACTGGCAAGAAggtgagaactttttttttttcaggacatTCTACTTAATTCTGTCAGTGAATCTGGCTGCAAATTTCAAGCTACAGGTAAAACATGAATATGAACAGTTCTTGTCAAAATGATCAGTTGGCGTTCAAACCTGAAGATACACAGCAAACATAGATAGCGATGACAAACTGCAGAGCTACCAAGCCTTTAAGATTCATGCAAATGCATGATCACTATTGCATAATATGTGTAACAGTATAATATTTTGATCTCCGAGTAACTAGTTTTACTGTTTCTAGCCTGTTTTCCTGCTGTCCACAAAATCAACTGTAGAAGTTGATGTAATGATGTCATTGAGTATTAGTATTTTGTGATCTCTTGATAAATGGATAATCActttattttgtgtgtgaattCTTCAGTATCAATCTGACTTGAAAACAATTTTACTTATCTGGCTTTCAGGGGGCTATACTTGTAGAGACAAGCCTAATCCTAGAGGAGAGATTATAATAGGTGGACCTAATGTCTCTATGGGatactttaaaaatgaagaaaagacaGAGGATTTCTCCGTGGATGAAAATGGCCAGAGATGGTTTTGTACTGGAGATATTGGAGAATTTCATCCTGACGGATGTCTACAGATCATAGGTTGGGGCCTTACACTTTTTGCCAATTTAAATGCCAGTTAAGCAAGAGCATAACCTCACACacgtgagtagtctcattgaagccAGTAGGACTACTCGTGCTTAAAGCTACATACTTCAGTAATTTGCTCAACCATGGTGTTAAAACATATTCTCAAAATTTAGTGATTGTGAAGCCCTGAAATTGATGCGGTTGTCTGTAATCTCATTAACTGTCTCTACTCAGCCTTCACTTTGAAAATTCACACTTCGTTTTTTAGTATTAGTTTAATGGCTAAAATTTAGATTCCCTGTGACATTTAATTTTAGTTGCAAGTCTGAA contains:
- the ACSL4 gene encoding long-chain-fatty-acid--CoA ligase 4 isoform X2, producing MAKRLKAKPISDKPGSPFRSVTHLESLATIDIPEADTLDKLFDHAVAKFGKKDCLGTREILSEENEMQPNGKVFKKLILGNYRWLNYEDINQRVNNFGRGLAAQGLKPKSAIAIFCETRVEWMIAAQTCFKYNFPLVTLYATLGEEAVTYGLNESGASYLITSVELLESKLKTALSEIPSLKHIIYVDKKTINKSEYPEGLEIHSMQTVEELGAKPENLDIPPSKPVPTDLALIMYTSGSTGRPKGVIMIHKNLIAGMTGQCERIPELGPKDTYVGYLPLAHVLELTAEISCVTYGCRIGYSSPLTLSDQSSKIKKGSKGDCTVLKPTLMAAVPEIMDRIYKNVMSKVQEMNYIQRTLFKIGYDYKLEQIKRGYDAPLCNILLFKKVKALLGGNVRMMLSGGAPLSPQTQRFMNICFCCPVGQGYGLTETCGAGTITEVSDYSTGRVGAPLICCEIKLRDWQEGGYTCRDKPNPRGEIIIGGPNVSMGYFKNEEKTEDFSVDENGQRWFCTGDIGEFHPDGCLQIIDRKKDLVKLQAGEYVSLGKVETALKNCPFIDNICAYAKSDQSYVISFVVPNQKKLTVLAEQKGVKGTWVEICNNPIMEAEILKEIKEVADKMKLERFETPIKVRLSPEPWTPETGLVTDAFKLKRKELKNHYLNDIERMYGGK
- the ACSL4 gene encoding long-chain-fatty-acid--CoA ligase 4 isoform X1 gives rise to the protein MKLRLDVCAIFLLPVYFLISVYSALVFIPWYFLTNAKKKKAMAKRLKAKPISDKPGSPFRSVTHLESLATIDIPEADTLDKLFDHAVAKFGKKDCLGTREILSEENEMQPNGKVFKKLILGNYRWLNYEDINQRVNNFGRGLAAQGLKPKSAIAIFCETRVEWMIAAQTCFKYNFPLVTLYATLGEEAVTYGLNESGASYLITSVELLESKLKTALSEIPSLKHIIYVDKKTINKSEYPEGLEIHSMQTVEELGAKPENLDIPPSKPVPTDLALIMYTSGSTGRPKGVIMIHKNLIAGMTGQCERIPELGPKDTYVGYLPLAHVLELTAEISCVTYGCRIGYSSPLTLSDQSSKIKKGSKGDCTVLKPTLMAAVPEIMDRIYKNVMSKVQEMNYIQRTLFKIGYDYKLEQIKRGYDAPLCNILLFKKVKALLGGNVRMMLSGGAPLSPQTQRFMNICFCCPVGQGYGLTETCGAGTITEVSDYSTGRVGAPLICCEIKLRDWQEGGYTCRDKPNPRGEIIIGGPNVSMGYFKNEEKTEDFSVDENGQRWFCTGDIGEFHPDGCLQIIDRKKDLVKLQAGEYVSLGKVETALKNCPFIDNICAYAKSDQSYVISFVVPNQKKLTVLAEQKGVKGTWVEICNNPIMEAEILKEIKEVADKMKLERFETPIKVRLSPEPWTPETGLVTDAFKLKRKELKNHYLNDIERMYGGK